The following proteins are co-located in the Bacillota bacterium genome:
- a CDS encoding M23 family metallopeptidase — MPASYGVPIRAAAPGRVVSANWQGGYGRMVVISHGNGTVTRYAHMSAFGVQKGQTVSKGQIIGKVGTSGNTTGPHVHLEVLKNGAQTNPLNYL, encoded by the coding sequence GTGCCCGCCAGCTACGGCGTCCCCATACGGGCGGCAGCACCCGGGCGGGTAGTCAGTGCTAATTGGCAGGGTGGCTACGGGCGGATGGTAGTTATTTCTCACGGAAACGGGACAGTCACACGATATGCACATATGTCGGCCTTTGGCGTTCAGAAGGGACAGACCGTAAGCAAAGGCCAAATTATCGGCAAAGTGGGCACCTCCGGTAATACAACCGGGCCACACGTTCATTTGGAAGTGTTGAAAAACGGTGCTCAAACAAATCCTTTAAACTATTTATAA